A part of Aegilops tauschii subsp. strangulata cultivar AL8/78 chromosome 2, Aet v6.0, whole genome shotgun sequence genomic DNA contains:
- the LOC109768350 gene encoding disease resistance protein Pik-2-like — protein sequence MAGVGAGTGAMSSLLGKLTTLLSGEYTLLKSVRKEVAFLERELRSMHALLETLADMQKLEPMEKDWKGKLRELTYDIENCIDRFIDRLGNGDVKRGFVKKTVVRLKTLWKRHDIATEIQELKARVMEESKRRDRYTLDNRKPRKPVVELDPRLTTMYEEVKGLVAIDGPLNQVIAWLTEESNERKVVSIVGCAGLGKTTLAMEAYRKIGGNFQYRACVSVSCTLDLEKLLKDILSQIGKKEFAECQSQNWEKEQVIRKISEILTGKRYLIVIDDVWREQDWKFIKASFPGNDNGSRIITTTRITNVAKSCCCNSGDQLYQMAHLSSIDSERLFFKRIFGLGNACPPHLKTVSAKLLKKCSGLPLAIITIASLLANKPRIKDEWERLQDSIGIDSSQNDDSLKSMRDILLLSYWDLPQHLKTCLLYLCIYPEDHHIECEELKWKWIAEGFIDTRWGNLGQEAENYLNELVNRSMLQLVDMNYDSSIQCCQVHDMVLQLIISLSDEENFATVLNGRVCNSLPSKIRRLSIHSNVQQQKVAVDAIGRSELHARSLHVFGKFKQIPLVVNFLSLRVLDLREGSCIWFGKKQIQNIGSLSQLRYLRLHSSEITELPEEIGMLQYLETLDLRRCYSLTVLPSTVVRLRKLAHLFVHDRLMLHADVFGRMHALEEVSAISYVDNPVKFAEQLRNLINLRRIYMPCSVALLQAKNGDYAEALVRILVSSLNELGEHNLQHLHITGSVGENLFRDPACTFPHLQDVEISTLIHRVPKGMASLNSIVKLVIKVRQFDEKDLHLLMRMPCLTHLGLTLYHRIGVREKLTVGGDGFKLLKVLHYEIVLSSGTGISFAQGALPALRRLHLSWTASRVMSRKCDGADLGIEHLSGLVHLHVETNCRFATLGEVEAVEAAVQKAVALHPNLHALQVDVYKTSTENIIKGDKERSEESGEDMTDEEYGNSEIDVSDSPPPTSSCLLDQVMWTDTRSSNSAILRVCNLPAE from the exons ATGGCTGGTGTAGGCGCCGGGACGGGGGCGATGAGCTCCCTCCTCGGCAAGCTCACCACCTTGCTCAGCGGCGAGTACACGCTGCTCAAGAGCGTGCGCAAGGAGGTCGCGTTCCTCGAGCGCGAGCTCCGCAGCATGCATGCTCTGCTGGAGACACTGGCTGACATGCAAAAGCTTGAGCCCATGGAGAAGGACTGGAAAGGCAAGCTGCGCGAGCTCACCTACGATATAGAAAACTGCATCGACCGCTTCATTGACCGCCTTGGCAATGGCGATGTTAAGCGCGGGTTCGTGAAGAAGACGGTGGTCCGGCTCAAGACCCTGTGGAAGCGCCATGATATCGCAACCGAGATCCAAGAACTCAAGGCCCGCGTCATGGAGGAGAGCAAGCGGCGTGATAGATACACGCTTGACAATCGCAAACCAAGAAAGCCCGTCGTCGAACTAGACCCCCGGCTAACCACTATGTATGAGGAGGTCAAGGGTTTGGTGGCGATTGATGGCCCACTGAATCAGGTTATCGCTTGGTTGACGGAGGAGAGCAATGAGCGCAAAGTGGTATCCATCGTCGGATGTGCAGGGCTGGGGAAGACGACCCTTGCTATGGAAGCCTATCGCAAGATTGGGGGAAACTTTCAGTACCGAGCTTGCGTATCGGTGTCGTGTACCCTTGATCTGGAGAAGCTCTTGAAGGATATCCTCTCTCAGATCGGCAAAAAGGAGTTTGCAGAATGTCAATCGCAGAACTGGGAGAAGGAACAAGTGATCCGAAAAATCTCAGAGATCTTGACAGGAAAGAG GTACTTAATTGTTATTGATGATGTATGGAGAGAACAAGACTGGAAATTTATCAAGGCTTCCTTTCCTGGGAATGATAACGGTAGCAGAATAATTACTACTACCCGAATTACCAATGTTGCCAAGTCATGTTGTTGTAATTCTGGTGACCAGCTATATCAAATGGCACATCTGAGTAGTATTGATTCTGAAAGACTGTTTTTTAAGAGAATTTTCGGCCTGGGCAATGCATGCCCTCCTCATCTGAAGACGGTTTCAGCTAAATTGTTAAAAAAATGCAGTGGACTGCCATTGGCTATAATTACAATTGCAAGTTTGCTAGCCAATAAACCACGAATCAAGGATGAATGGGAGAGACTGCAAGATTCCATTGGCATCGACTCTTCACAAAATGATGATAGTTTAAAATCTATGAGAGATATATTGTTACTTAGTTATTGGGATCTTCCACAGCACTTGAAGACTTGCTTATTGTACTTGTGTATATATCCGGAGGATCACCATATTGAGTGCGAAGAACTAAAATGGAAGTGGATAGCTGAAGGATTCATTGATACACGGTGGGGAAATTTGGGTCAAGAAGCAGAGAACTATCTTAATGAACTTGTCAATAGAAGTATGCTCCAACTGGTTGATATGAACTATGACAGCTCTATACAGTGTTGCCAGGTTCATGATATGGTGCTTCAACTTATAATATCTCTGTCGGATGAAGAGAATTTCGCCACAGTTTTGAATGGGCGTGTCTGCAATTCTTTGCCAAGCAAGATCCGCCGACTCTCTATTCACTCTAATGTCCAACAACAAAAAGTAGCAGTTGATGCCATCGGAAGAAGTGAGTTGCATGCTCGCTCACTGCATGTGTTCGGGAAATTTAAGCAGATACCCCTAGTGGTTAACTTCCTTTCTTTGCGGGTGTTGGATCTACGTGAAGGTTCTTGTATCTGGTTCGGAAAAAAGCAAATACAGAATATAGGAAGTTTATCTCAGCTGAGGTATTTAAGACTTCACAGTTCAGAAATCACAGAGCTTCCTGAAGAAATCGGGATGCTACAGTACTTGGAGACTCTTGATTTGCGGCGTTGTTATTCACTCACAGTGCTGCCATCAACTGTGGTTAGGCTGCGGAAGCTGGCACACCTGTTCGTCCATGACAGACTTATGTTGCACGCAGATGTGTTTGGAAGAATGCATGCCTTGGAGGAAGTATCAGCTATCAGCTATGTTGACAACCCAGTGAAATTTGCAGAACAACTTCGGAATCTAATAAACCTGAGAAGAATCTATATGCCTTGTTCTGTTGCTCTTCTCCAGGCCAAAAATGGTGATTATGCAGAAGCACTTGTGAGAATTCTGGTGTCTTCTCTAAATGAGTTGGGCGAACACAACCTTCAACATCTTCATATTACTGGAAGTGTAGGAGAAAATCTGTTCAGGGATCCTGCTTGTACCTTTCCGCACCTCCAAGATGTTGAAATATCTACACTTATTCACCGGGTTCCCAAGGGAATGGCTTCCCTGAACAGCATAGTCAAACTAGTCATAAAAGTCAGACAATTTGATGAGAAGGACCTGCATCTTCTTATGCGGATGCCTTGTCTGACTCACCTTGGGCTAACCCTATACCATCGGATTGGAGTCAGGGAAAAGCTCACCGTTGGTGGCGACGGGTTTAAGCTTCTAAAGGTGCTCCACTATGAAATTGTGCTAAGCTCTGGAACAGGGATATCATTTGCACAAGGTGCTCTGCCAGCACTCCGACGTCTCCATCTTTCCTGGACTGCAAGCCGAGTTATGTCCAGGAAATGTGATGGTGCTGACCTTGGCATCGAACATCTCTCAGGCCTTGTACACCTCCATGTCGAAACTAACTGTCGTTTTGCAACTCTGGGCGAAGTGGAGGCGGTGGAGGCTGCAGTTCAAAAAGCCGTCGCCTTGCATCCCAACCTCCACGCTCTTCAAGTTGACGTTTATAAGACATCAACTGAAAACATCATTAAGGGTGACAAGGAGAGAAGCGAGGAGAGCGGCGAGGACATGACTGACGAG GAGTACGGGAATAGCGAGATTGATGTCAGTGACTCGCCACCGCCAACTAGCTCCTGTTTGCTG GACCAGGTAATGTGGACAGACACACGTTCCTCCAACTCTGCAATACTGCGAGTCTGCAACTTGCCAGCTGAATGA